The following coding sequences lie in one Sinorhizobium fredii USDA 257 genomic window:
- a CDS encoding penicillin-binding protein 1A: MIRLIGYFFGIGAFLLLGVAAAVAIYLGAITKDLPDYEVLAKYAPPVTTRFHAGNGALIAEYARERRLYLPIQTIPDRVKAAFISAEDKNFYQHPGVDVTGLVRAIAVNIQNYGSGRRPVGASTITQQVAKNFLLSADQTIDRKIKEAILSFRIEQAYSKDRILELYLNEIFFGLNSYGVAGASLTYFDKSVTELTVAEAAYLAALPKGPANYHPFRKTEAAIERRNWVIDRMVENGYVTKPDGEEAKKQPLGVMPRRGGAHLFASDYFAEEVRRQIIQKYGDNALYEGGLSVRTSLDPHLQIIARKALQHGLLSYDERRGFHGPVKTIEIGGDWGEPLSKIPVLNDVPEWKLAVVLAVDSEGAEIGIQPEKEASGKIVAERVTGRISAENMQWAYRAAGGQRKSAKSPEGVVGPGDVVYVEPLDQQGQYRLRQPPKVQGGLVAMDPHTGRVLAMVGGFSYGQSEFNRATQAMRQPGSSFKPFVYAAALDSGYTPASVILDAPIEIVAGGQVWRPENYGGGSAGPSTLRLGIEKSRNLMTVRLANDMGMNLVAEYAERFGIYDKMPPLLSMSLGSGETTVLRMVSAYAVIANGGKQIKPSLIDRIQDRYGKTIFRHEDRTCDNCNADDWTEQEEPVLTDNRLQVLDPMTSYQITSMMEGVITRGTAAGKIQLDRPVAGKTGTTNDEKDAWFVGYTPDLVAGLYLGFDDPAPLGRGATGGSLSAPIFNAFMQEAVKGTQPGKFVVPEGMNLIPVNRKTGMAAVEGEPDTIIEAFKPGTGPAETFSVIGDLDEYAPPEEILKNSPQANQAVTSGSNGLF; the protein is encoded by the coding sequence ATGATCAGACTGATAGGATATTTTTTCGGGATTGGTGCGTTTCTGCTGCTCGGCGTCGCCGCGGCCGTTGCGATCTATCTCGGGGCGATCACCAAGGATTTGCCTGACTATGAGGTGCTGGCCAAATATGCGCCGCCGGTCACGACCCGCTTTCACGCCGGAAACGGGGCGCTGATCGCCGAATATGCGCGCGAGCGCCGCCTCTACCTGCCGATCCAGACCATACCGGATCGCGTCAAGGCGGCCTTCATCTCCGCCGAGGACAAGAACTTCTACCAGCATCCGGGCGTCGACGTGACCGGCCTCGTGCGTGCCATCGCCGTCAACATCCAGAATTATGGCTCGGGCCGCCGTCCGGTGGGTGCCTCGACGATCACCCAGCAGGTGGCGAAGAACTTCCTGCTCTCTGCCGATCAGACGATCGACCGCAAGATCAAGGAGGCGATCCTCTCCTTCCGCATCGAGCAGGCCTACAGCAAGGATCGAATTCTCGAACTCTATCTGAACGAGATCTTCTTCGGTCTTAATTCCTACGGCGTTGCTGGTGCGTCGCTTACCTACTTCGACAAGTCCGTGACGGAACTGACCGTCGCCGAGGCCGCCTATCTTGCGGCGCTTCCGAAGGGACCCGCCAACTATCACCCGTTCCGCAAGACCGAAGCGGCGATCGAACGCCGCAACTGGGTGATCGATCGCATGGTCGAAAACGGTTACGTGACCAAGCCGGATGGCGAGGAGGCGAAGAAACAGCCTCTCGGCGTGATGCCGCGCCGCGGCGGCGCCCATCTTTTCGCGTCCGACTACTTCGCCGAAGAGGTGCGTCGGCAGATCATCCAGAAATATGGCGACAATGCCCTTTACGAAGGTGGTCTCTCGGTGCGCACGTCGCTCGATCCGCACCTGCAGATCATTGCGCGCAAGGCGCTGCAACATGGGCTGTTGAGCTATGACGAGCGCCGCGGTTTTCACGGACCGGTCAAGACGATCGAAATCGGCGGCGACTGGGGCGAGCCTCTGAGCAAGATCCCGGTATTGAACGACGTGCCGGAATGGAAACTCGCCGTCGTGCTCGCCGTCGACAGCGAAGGGGCAGAAATCGGCATCCAGCCGGAGAAGGAAGCGTCCGGCAAGATCGTTGCGGAACGCGTCACCGGACGCATTTCCGCAGAGAACATGCAATGGGCCTATCGCGCCGCCGGCGGCCAGCGCAAGAGCGCGAAGTCCCCTGAAGGCGTCGTCGGCCCCGGCGATGTCGTCTATGTCGAGCCGCTCGATCAGCAGGGCCAGTACCGACTTCGCCAGCCGCCGAAGGTTCAGGGCGGCCTGGTGGCGATGGACCCGCATACGGGCCGCGTCCTGGCAATGGTCGGCGGCTTCTCCTATGGCCAGTCGGAGTTCAACCGCGCCACGCAGGCGATGCGCCAGCCCGGTTCCTCCTTCAAGCCCTTCGTCTATGCGGCAGCCCTCGACAGCGGCTACACCCCCGCTTCGGTCATTCTCGATGCGCCGATCGAGATCGTCGCCGGCGGTCAGGTGTGGCGGCCGGAGAATTACGGCGGCGGCTCCGCCGGTCCCTCGACGCTGCGCCTCGGCATCGAAAAGTCGCGCAACCTCATGACGGTGCGGCTTGCCAACGACATGGGCATGAACCTCGTCGCCGAATATGCCGAGCGCTTCGGCATCTACGACAAGATGCCGCCGCTTCTTTCAATGTCGCTCGGCTCCGGTGAGACGACCGTGCTGCGCATGGTTTCCGCCTACGCCGTCATCGCCAATGGCGGCAAGCAGATCAAACCGTCGCTGATCGACCGGATCCAGGACCGCTACGGCAAGACCATTTTCCGGCACGAGGATCGCACCTGCGACAATTGCAACGCGGACGATTGGACCGAGCAGGAAGAGCCGGTCTTGACCGACAACCGCCTGCAGGTGCTTGACCCGATGACGTCCTATCAGATCACCTCGATGATGGAGGGTGTCATCACCCGGGGTACGGCGGCGGGCAAGATCCAGCTTGATCGCCCGGTCGCCGGCAAGACCGGCACGACCAATGACGAAAAGGATGCCTGGTTCGTTGGCTATACGCCCGATCTCGTCGCCGGACTTTATCTCGGCTTCGACGATCCGGCACCGCTCGGCCGCGGTGCGACGGGCGGCAGCCTGTCGGCGCCGATCTTCAACGCCTTCATGCAGGAGGCTGTCAAGGGAACGCAGCCCGGCAAGTTCGTGGTGCCGGAAGGCATGAACCTGATCCCGGTCAACCGCAAGACCGGCATGGCGGCGGTCGAAGGCGAGCCGGACACGATCATCGAAGCCTTCAAGCCTGGGACCGGTCCGGCCGAAACCTTCTCGGTCATCGGCGATCTCGATGAATATGCGCCCCCGGAGGAGATCCTGAAGAACTCCCCGCAGGCCAATCAGGCGGTTACCTCCGGCTCCAACGGCCTCTTCTAA
- the prfB gene encoding peptide chain release factor 2 (programmed frameshift), translated as MRSEIENIVDEIKQAISLLRRHLDWDQAVRRLDWLNNKAEDPSLWNDAAEAQKLMRERQQLDDSIIGLRRFERQLNDNIELIELGEEEGDSAIVTEAEEALRELRNEAAKKQVEAMLSGEADQNDTYLEVHSGAGGTESQDWANMLLRMYSRWAERQGYKVELLEIQDGEEAGIKSATLLVKGHNAYGWLKTESGVHRLVRISPYDSNARRHTSFSSIWVYPVVDDSIQIDVNESDCRIDTYRSSGAGGQHVNTTDSAVRITHMPSGIVVQCQQERSQHKNRAKAWDMLRARLYEAELKKREEAANAEAASKTEIGWGHQIRSYVLQPYQLVKDLRTGVESTSPGDVLDGELNDFMEAALAHRVSGGADAVVEDLG; from the exons ATGCGCAGCGAAATCGAGAACATTGTCGACGAAATCAAGCAGGCCATAAGCCTGCTGAGGAGGCATCTT GACTGGGACCAGGCGGTAAGACGACTGGACTGGTTGAACAACAAGGCGGAGGATCCGTCGCTCTGGAACGATGCCGCCGAGGCCCAGAAACTGATGCGCGAGCGCCAGCAGCTCGACGACAGCATCATCGGCCTGCGCCGTTTCGAGCGGCAGCTCAACGATAATATCGAGCTCATCGAACTCGGTGAAGAGGAAGGCGATTCGGCAATCGTCACCGAGGCCGAGGAAGCGCTCCGCGAGCTTCGCAACGAGGCTGCGAAGAAACAGGTCGAGGCCATGCTTTCGGGCGAGGCGGACCAGAACGACACCTATCTCGAAGTCCATTCGGGCGCCGGCGGCACCGAAAGCCAGGACTGGGCAAACATGCTGCTTCGCATGTATTCCCGCTGGGCCGAGCGCCAGGGCTACAAGGTGGAACTCCTGGAAATCCAGGACGGCGAAGAGGCCGGTATCAAGTCGGCGACGCTCCTCGTCAAGGGCCACAACGCCTATGGCTGGCTGAAGACGGAATCGGGCGTCCATCGGCTCGTCCGCATCTCGCCCTATGACAGCAACGCGCGCCGTCACACCTCGTTTTCGTCTATCTGGGTCTATCCGGTCGTCGACGATTCGATTCAGATCGACGTCAACGAAAGCGATTGCCGCATCGACACCTATCGTTCGTCGGGCGCCGGCGGCCAGCACGTCAACACCACCGACTCGGCGGTGCGCATCACGCATATGCCGAGCGGCATCGTCGTACAGTGCCAGCAGGAGCGTTCGCAGCACAAGAACCGCGCCAAGGCCTGGGACATGCTGCGGGCGCGGCTCTACGAAGCCGAGCTCAAGAAGCGCGAGGAAGCGGCCAATGCCGAAGCCGCTTCGAAGACCGAGATCGGCTGGGGTCATCAGATTCGCTCCTATGTCCTGCAGCCCTATCAGTTGGTGAAGGACTTGAGGACCGGCGTCGAAAGCACGAGCCCTGGCGACGTGCTCGACGGCGAGCTCAACGACTTCATGGAGGCGGCCCTTGCCCACCGCGTCAGCGGCGGGGCGGATGCGGTCGTCGAGGACCTGGGCTGA
- a CDS encoding NAD kinase: MTQFSTLAFIASTAEEAQKAAKELKALYGDHDPEEADVIVALGGDGFMLHTLHRTMNTGKRVYGMNRGSVGFLMNRYSTKNLRERIASAVDNAFHPLEMRTVDANGNEFTALAINEVYLFRQSYQAAKLKVIVDGKVRLDELTCDGLLLATPAGSTAYNLSAHGPILPLEAPLLALTPVSPFRPRRWRGALLPNRVTVEIEIIEAEKRPVNAVADHQEVKSVVRVRIAESEKLTARILSDPDHSWSDRILAEQFSN, encoded by the coding sequence ATGACCCAGTTCAGCACACTCGCCTTCATAGCCTCGACGGCCGAAGAGGCGCAAAAGGCGGCAAAGGAACTCAAGGCATTGTACGGAGATCACGATCCGGAGGAGGCGGACGTGATCGTCGCCCTTGGCGGCGACGGTTTCATGCTGCACACGCTGCACAGGACGATGAACACCGGTAAGCGCGTCTACGGCATGAATCGCGGCTCGGTCGGTTTCCTGATGAACCGTTACAGCACCAAGAACCTGCGCGAGCGCATTGCCAGCGCCGTCGACAACGCCTTCCACCCCCTGGAAATGCGTACGGTTGACGCAAACGGCAATGAATTCACCGCTCTGGCGATCAACGAGGTCTATCTTTTCCGGCAGTCCTACCAAGCCGCGAAGCTCAAGGTCATTGTCGACGGCAAGGTGCGGCTCGATGAACTGACCTGCGACGGGCTGCTCCTGGCAACACCGGCCGGCTCGACCGCTTACAACCTTTCCGCGCACGGGCCGATTCTGCCGCTGGAGGCCCCTCTTCTCGCGCTTACCCCGGTCAGTCCGTTCCGGCCGCGCCGCTGGCGCGGCGCCCTGCTTCCCAATCGGGTCACCGTCGAGATCGAGATTATCGAGGCCGAAAAGCGGCCGGTCAATGCCGTCGCGGACCACCAGGAGGTCAAGTCGGTCGTCCGGGTGCGCATCGCCGAATCGGAAAAGCTCACGGCCCGCATTCTTTCCGATCCGGACCATTCGTGGTCCGACCGCATCCTGGCCGAACAGTTCTCCAATTGA
- a CDS encoding LysR family transcriptional regulator, with the protein MQDLNDIALFAAVVKNNGFSAAARDLNIPKSKLSKHVARLEDQLGVRLLERSTRKLRVTEIGRVFYEHAQGLLEGVAAAEAEVAAVRAEPSGVVRLGCPLGFAPMLADILPGFHRRYPGVRLLITATNRRLDLIEERFDVALRARDQLDTDSQLIVRKFGEVRSRLAVSPTLLARLGEITTSNLSEMPTLSMNEQHPSDVWRLFHADGGSIEIAHRPVIGCSDFVILERAAIEGMGIALLPDHICERAFRTGVLVPVLPEWTSGNVMVHLVFPSRQGMLPATRALIDYLAENLIKAMQRCREVDPRPAQSFDI; encoded by the coding sequence ATGCAGGACCTGAACGATATCGCCCTTTTTGCCGCCGTCGTGAAGAACAACGGCTTCAGCGCCGCGGCGCGCGATCTGAATATCCCGAAATCCAAGCTTAGCAAGCACGTGGCGCGACTTGAAGATCAACTGGGTGTCCGCCTTCTCGAGCGCTCCACCCGCAAGCTGCGCGTGACGGAAATCGGCCGCGTTTTCTACGAACATGCGCAGGGGCTGCTCGAGGGCGTCGCTGCGGCCGAAGCCGAAGTCGCCGCCGTGCGGGCAGAACCGAGTGGCGTTGTGCGGCTCGGCTGCCCGCTCGGCTTCGCGCCGATGTTGGCCGATATCCTCCCCGGCTTTCACCGCCGCTATCCCGGTGTGCGGCTGCTGATCACCGCGACGAATCGCCGTCTCGACCTGATCGAAGAAAGATTCGACGTGGCGCTTCGGGCTCGCGACCAGCTCGATACCGACAGCCAACTGATCGTGCGCAAGTTCGGCGAGGTGCGATCGCGGCTGGCCGTGAGCCCAACGCTTCTCGCCCGGCTCGGAGAAATCACGACCTCCAATCTCTCCGAGATGCCGACACTTTCCATGAACGAGCAACATCCGAGTGACGTTTGGCGCCTCTTCCACGCCGATGGGGGATCGATCGAGATCGCACACCGGCCGGTGATCGGCTGCAGCGACTTTGTCATTCTCGAACGCGCCGCGATCGAGGGCATGGGCATTGCTCTGCTGCCGGACCACATCTGCGAACGTGCCTTCCGCACCGGCGTGCTGGTTCCGGTGCTTCCCGAGTGGACGTCCGGCAACGTCATGGTCCACCTCGTCTTCCCCTCCCGCCAGGGCATGTTGCCGGCAACGCGCGCGCTGATCGACTACCTTGCGGAAAACCTGATCAAAGCTATGCAACGCTGCCGTGAGGTCGATCCGAGGCCGGCACAATCATTCGATATTTGA
- a CDS encoding FMN-dependent NADH-azoreductase: MNVLHIDSGILGEHSVSRRLTAAIVSQIKADRADAKVTYRDLVSERLQHLTGAQIMAPADLNGVDPALASDVRAGREMLEEFLAADTIVVGAPMYNFSIPSQLKAWIDRLAVAGKTFRYTEAGPEGLAKGKKVIVASTRGGHYSAGPASAMDHQESYLRTVFGFFGITDVEFVRAEGLNLGADQKQFAIAEAEKTIAEGNVLRLAS; this comes from the coding sequence ATGAACGTCCTCCATATCGACTCCGGCATTCTCGGGGAACATTCGGTTTCCCGTCGCCTGACGGCGGCGATCGTCTCGCAGATCAAGGCCGATCGGGCCGATGCGAAAGTTACTTATCGCGACCTCGTCTCTGAGCGATTGCAGCATCTGACCGGCGCACAGATCATGGCGCCTGCCGACCTCAATGGCGTCGACCCAGCGCTGGCTTCGGATGTCCGAGCCGGACGCGAGATGCTCGAGGAGTTCCTTGCCGCCGACACCATCGTTGTCGGCGCGCCGATGTACAACTTCTCGATCCCGAGCCAGTTGAAAGCCTGGATCGATCGCCTGGCCGTCGCCGGCAAGACCTTCCGCTATACCGAAGCCGGTCCGGAGGGTCTTGCCAAGGGCAAGAAGGTCATCGTCGCCTCGACGCGCGGCGGACATTACTCTGCCGGTCCGGCCTCGGCCATGGACCACCAGGAAAGCTATCTGCGCACCGTCTTCGGCTTCTTCGGAATCACCGACGTCGAGTTCGTCCGCGCCGAAGGCCTGAACCTTGGCGCCGACCAGAAGCAGTTCGCCATTGCCGAAGCTGAAAAGACGATCGCTGAAGGCAACGTTCTGCGGCTGGCCAGCTAA
- a CDS encoding TrmH family RNA methyltransferase, translated as MSKDKTGDKSAKDSHYATLRRAHRDARRERGEIPTPRPDKRRKLPVDWKSPALAPDEVLLYGLHTVRAALDNPERTIIRLSVTQNAATRLELGELSALPFPVETVTPQDLDRVLGPDAIHQGVMLETRPLPHRKLEALSECPLILLLDQVTDPHNVGAIMRSAVAFEAGALITTMRHSPTESGVLAKSASGALELIPYIQITNLADTIDALHKLGFQTIGLDSEGPQPLEDTFSGEKIALVLGSEGKGLRQKTRQTVTALARLEMPGAIKSLNVSNAAAIAMYAARQHLKA; from the coding sequence ATGAGCAAGGACAAGACCGGCGACAAGAGCGCCAAAGACAGCCATTACGCCACTCTCCGGCGCGCGCACCGCGACGCCCGCCGCGAACGTGGCGAGATTCCGACACCCCGCCCCGACAAGCGCCGGAAGCTGCCGGTCGACTGGAAGTCACCGGCGCTCGCGCCCGATGAGGTGCTCCTCTATGGGCTGCACACGGTCCGCGCCGCTCTCGACAATCCGGAGCGCACGATCATCCGCCTCAGCGTGACGCAGAACGCGGCAACACGGCTGGAACTCGGCGAACTTTCCGCACTCCCCTTCCCGGTCGAGACCGTCACGCCGCAGGATCTCGACCGGGTCCTCGGGCCGGATGCCATCCACCAGGGCGTGATGCTTGAGACGCGGCCGCTGCCGCACCGAAAGCTCGAGGCGCTCAGCGAGTGCCCGTTGATCCTCCTGCTCGACCAGGTGACCGATCCGCACAATGTCGGCGCCATCATGCGCTCGGCAGTCGCCTTCGAGGCTGGCGCGCTGATTACCACCATGCGCCACAGCCCGACGGAATCGGGCGTGCTGGCCAAGTCGGCGTCGGGTGCGCTGGAACTCATCCCGTATATTCAGATCACCAATCTCGCCGATACGATCGATGCGTTGCACAAGCTCGGCTTCCAGACGATCGGCCTCGATTCGGAGGGTCCGCAGCCGCTGGAGGACACCTTCTCGGGCGAAAAGATCGCTCTCGTACTGGGGTCGGAAGGCAAGGGGCTGCGTCAGAAGACGCGGCAGACCGTCACGGCGCTGGCGCGACTCGAGATGCCGGGCGCCATCAAGTCGCTCAACGTCTCGAACGCCGCCGCGATCGCCATGTACGCGGCGAGGCAGCATCTGAAAGCCTGA